A portion of the Tiliqua scincoides isolate rTilSci1 chromosome 3, rTilSci1.hap2, whole genome shotgun sequence genome contains these proteins:
- the C3H3orf52 gene encoding TPA-induced transmembrane protein, with the protein MHKIEDPMAPCCWWNALHQLVYGCHKETANVTSCSEIVFWKCKLWMVITSMFVLLIIVIILSLTFHSVVYIDEDEYWDPELIASGHHHNFSGTIKINCANPDQLLSESASNLVSEHLSKMLTDVYSDSPALGRYFISAEVIPVRYGNKTAASYQLCFSVPPETEDFMRYQMSKEFVMNVLRQNIYDQEGMYGLDVPGCINMTLDPTSLLLTRKLLM; encoded by the exons ATGCATAAGATTGAAGACCCTATGGCCCCTTGCTGCTGGTGGAATGCGTTGCACCAGCTGGTATATGGATGTCATAAA GAGACTGCCAATGTGACTTCATGTTCTGAGATTGTTTTTTGGAAATGCAAACTGTGGATGGTTATAACTTCAATGTTCGTATTGTTAATCATTGTGATTATTCTTAGTTTAACTTTTCACTCAG TGGTTTATATTGATGAAGATGAATATTGGGATCCTGAATTAATAGCAAGTGGTCATCATCATAATTTTTCAGGGACAATAAAAATTAATTGTGCTAATCCTGACCAGTTACTTTCAGAATCAGCATCTAATCTGGTTTCTGAACATCTTAGTAAAATG CTTACAGATGTATACAGTGATTCACCCGCTCTTGGGCGATATTTTATCTCTGCTGAAGTTATTCCAGTCAG GTATGGAAACAAGACTGCAGCATCCTACCAATTGTGTTTCTCAGTGCCACCTGAGACGGAAGACTTCATGAGATACCAAATGAGTAAAGAGTTTGTGATGAATGTTTTAAGGCAAAATATTTATGACCAGGAAGGAATGTATGGGCTGGATGTACCTGGGTGTATAAATATGACACTTGATCCAACTTCTCTTTTACTAACACGTAAGTTACtcatgtag